From the Clarias gariepinus isolate MV-2021 ecotype Netherlands chromosome 3, CGAR_prim_01v2, whole genome shotgun sequence genome, one window contains:
- the add3a gene encoding adducin 3 (gamma) a isoform X2 has product MSGETSSEVTSPTSVGQKERYFDRVNESDPEYQRARNMPADLRQDFNMMEQKKRVTHILQSPAFKDELEGLIQEQMNKGNHPAGLLALRQIADFFMASSIGGYPTSPLSLGMVSPINDLFATESGSMVKGEKQARCKLASLYRLVDLFSWAHFSSAYITVRVSKEQDHILIIPRGLSFAEASASNLVKVNILGDVVDQGSTNLRVDMAGFSPHAAIYSMRPDVRCLVHLHTPAAAAVSSMKCGLLPISQESLILGDVAYYSYQGSLDDKEERAELQKALGPSAKVLVLRNHGVVALGETIEEAFHYIYTAQLACEIQVNAFSCAGGVENLIVLDLEKYKSRTQGVAETGVNMGSQQKWKMGELEFESLMRMLDNLGFRTGYAYRHPVVRDKPRHKSEVEIPATVTAFSLDEPADPSRLHLRLLQQRQQREKTRWLNSPNCYTKINVADGGGAEENGRVKTMWMRSDDGGSTSGTPIRIEDPNQFVPLNTNPDEVVQKRNKIREQNRFDMMSAGPQSQLLAGIVVERPPPYTGGDEEEAESLPPNPFSELSERDLDYKQQVDHQQLGLDENHTNVLLNGKGSHDDEEEELIKRVESVEITSEKIEEVLSPESSPSKSPGKKKKKFRTPSFLKKNKKKEKAEA; this is encoded by the exons ATGAGTGGCGAGACGAGCTCGGAGGTGACGTCCCCCACCAGCGTCGGACAGAAGGAGCGATATTTCGACCGGGTGAACGAGAGCGACCCGGAGTACCAGCGCGCGCGCAACATGCCGGCCGACCTGCGGCAGGACTTCAACATGATGGAGCAGAAGAAGAGGGTCACACACATCCTGCAGAGTcct GCGTTCAAGGACGAGCTGGAAGGTCTGATCCAGGAACAGATGAATAAGGGAAATCACCCAGCCGGCCTCCTCGCCCTGCGCCAGATTGCCGACTTCTTCATGGCCAGCTCCATCGGAGGATACCCCACCTCCCCCCTCA GTTTGGGCATGGTGTCCCCCATAAACGATCTTTTCGCCACCGAGTCCGGCTCCATGGTGAAGGGCGAGAAACAGGCGAGATGTAAACTGGCCAGCCTCTACCGGCTCGTCGACCTCTTCAGCTGGGCTCACTTCTCCAGCGCCTACATCACC gttcgTGTCAGTAAGGAGCAGGACCACATTCTCATCATCCCCAGAGGACTGTCATTCGCCGAGGCTTCAGCTTCTAATCTG GTGAAAGTGAATATCCTGGGCGATGTGGTGGATCAGGGCTCCACTAACCTCCGCGTCGACATGGCCGGGTTCAGCCCGCACGCCGCCATCTACTCCATGAGACCGGACGTGCGCTGCCTCGTCCACTTGCACACCCCGGCCGCAGCAGCC GTGTCGTCCATGAAGTGCGGCCTGCTGCCCATCTCTCAGGAGTCGCTGATCCTCGGAGACGTGGCCTACTACAGCTACCAGGGGAGTCTGGACGACAAGGAGGAGAGGGCGGAGCTACAGAAAGCGCTCGGACCCTCGGCCAAG GTGCTCGTTCTGAGGAACCACGGTGTGGTGGCTTTAGGAGAAACCATCGAAGAGGCTTTCCACTACATTTATACCGCCCAGTTGGCCTGCGAgatccag gtgaatGCATTCTCGTGCGCGGGGGGAGTGGAGAACCTCATCGTGTTGGACTTGGAGAAGTACAAGAGCAGAACGCAGGGCGTGGCTGAGACCGGCGTGAACATGGGCTCTCAGCAAAAGTGGAAAATGGGAGAGCTCGAGTTCGAGTCGCTCATGAGGATGCTCGAcaacctg GGTTTCCGAACAGGCTACGCTTACCGTCACCCGGTGGTGCGGGACAAGCCGCGGCACAAGAGCGAGGTGGAGATCCCAGCCACGGTGACGGCGTTCTCATTGGACGAGCCGGCCGACCCGTCCCGCCTTCATTTACGCCTCCTTCAGCAGCGGCAGCAGAGGGAGAAAACGCGCTGGCTCAACTCGCCCAACTGCTACACTAAGATCAACGTGGCGGACGGAGGAGGCGCTGAGGAGAACGGCCGCGTCAAgaccatg tggATGCGGTCCGACGATGGCGGCAGCACCAGTGGCACTCCAATCCGCATCGAGGACCCGAATCAGTTTGTCCCTCTGAACACGAACCCGGACGAGGTTGTCCagaagagaaataaa ATCCGAGAGCAGAATCGCTTCGACATGATGTCAGCCGGCCCACAGTCTCAGCTCCTGGCTGGCATCGTTGTGGAGAGACCACCG ccATACACAGGTGGAGACGAGGAAGAGGCCGAGTCTTTGCCGCCCAACCCCTTCAGTGAGCTCAGCGAGAGAGACCTGGACTATAAACAACAAGTGGACCACCAACAGCTGGGGCTTgatg AAAACCACACAAACGTCCTGCTGAACGGCAAAGGCTCGCACGACGACGAAGAAGAAGAGCTGATAAAGCGTGTAGAGAGCGTGGAGATCACGAGCGAGAAGATCGAGGAGGTCCTCTCGCCAGAGAGCTCGCCCTCCAAATCACCcggcaagaagaagaagaaattccGAACGCCATCGTTCCTtaagaagaataagaagaaagagaaagcggAGGCCTGA
- the add3a gene encoding adducin 3 (gamma) a isoform X1 translates to MSGETSSEVTSPTSVGQKERYFDRVNESDPEYQRARNMPADLRQDFNMMEQKKRVTHILQSPAFKDELEGLIQEQMNKGNHPAGLLALRQIADFFMASSIGGYPTSPLSLGMVSPINDLFATESGSMVKGEKQARCKLASLYRLVDLFSWAHFSSAYITVRVSKEQDHILIIPRGLSFAEASASNLVKVNILGDVVDQGSTNLRVDMAGFSPHAAIYSMRPDVRCLVHLHTPAAAAVSSMKCGLLPISQESLILGDVAYYSYQGSLDDKEERAELQKALGPSAKVLVLRNHGVVALGETIEEAFHYIYTAQLACEIQVNAFSCAGGVENLIVLDLEKYKSRTQGVAETGVNMGSQQKWKMGELEFESLMRMLDNLGFRTGYAYRHPVVRDKPRHKSEVEIPATVTAFSLDEPADPSRLHLRLLQQRQQREKTRWLNSPNCYTKINVADGGGAEENGRVKTMWMRSDDGGSTSGTPIRIEDPNQFVPLNTNPDEVVQKRNKIREQNRFDMMSAGPQSQLLAGIVVERPPPYTGGDEEEAESLPPNPFSELSERDLDYKQQVDHQQLGLDEEEQDQLTSDDASTLSPSASQTQSPPHTPAKEENHTNVLLNGKGSHDDEEEELIKRVESVEITSEKIEEVLSPESSPSKSPGKKKKKFRTPSFLKKNKKKEKAEA, encoded by the exons ATGAGTGGCGAGACGAGCTCGGAGGTGACGTCCCCCACCAGCGTCGGACAGAAGGAGCGATATTTCGACCGGGTGAACGAGAGCGACCCGGAGTACCAGCGCGCGCGCAACATGCCGGCCGACCTGCGGCAGGACTTCAACATGATGGAGCAGAAGAAGAGGGTCACACACATCCTGCAGAGTcct GCGTTCAAGGACGAGCTGGAAGGTCTGATCCAGGAACAGATGAATAAGGGAAATCACCCAGCCGGCCTCCTCGCCCTGCGCCAGATTGCCGACTTCTTCATGGCCAGCTCCATCGGAGGATACCCCACCTCCCCCCTCA GTTTGGGCATGGTGTCCCCCATAAACGATCTTTTCGCCACCGAGTCCGGCTCCATGGTGAAGGGCGAGAAACAGGCGAGATGTAAACTGGCCAGCCTCTACCGGCTCGTCGACCTCTTCAGCTGGGCTCACTTCTCCAGCGCCTACATCACC gttcgTGTCAGTAAGGAGCAGGACCACATTCTCATCATCCCCAGAGGACTGTCATTCGCCGAGGCTTCAGCTTCTAATCTG GTGAAAGTGAATATCCTGGGCGATGTGGTGGATCAGGGCTCCACTAACCTCCGCGTCGACATGGCCGGGTTCAGCCCGCACGCCGCCATCTACTCCATGAGACCGGACGTGCGCTGCCTCGTCCACTTGCACACCCCGGCCGCAGCAGCC GTGTCGTCCATGAAGTGCGGCCTGCTGCCCATCTCTCAGGAGTCGCTGATCCTCGGAGACGTGGCCTACTACAGCTACCAGGGGAGTCTGGACGACAAGGAGGAGAGGGCGGAGCTACAGAAAGCGCTCGGACCCTCGGCCAAG GTGCTCGTTCTGAGGAACCACGGTGTGGTGGCTTTAGGAGAAACCATCGAAGAGGCTTTCCACTACATTTATACCGCCCAGTTGGCCTGCGAgatccag gtgaatGCATTCTCGTGCGCGGGGGGAGTGGAGAACCTCATCGTGTTGGACTTGGAGAAGTACAAGAGCAGAACGCAGGGCGTGGCTGAGACCGGCGTGAACATGGGCTCTCAGCAAAAGTGGAAAATGGGAGAGCTCGAGTTCGAGTCGCTCATGAGGATGCTCGAcaacctg GGTTTCCGAACAGGCTACGCTTACCGTCACCCGGTGGTGCGGGACAAGCCGCGGCACAAGAGCGAGGTGGAGATCCCAGCCACGGTGACGGCGTTCTCATTGGACGAGCCGGCCGACCCGTCCCGCCTTCATTTACGCCTCCTTCAGCAGCGGCAGCAGAGGGAGAAAACGCGCTGGCTCAACTCGCCCAACTGCTACACTAAGATCAACGTGGCGGACGGAGGAGGCGCTGAGGAGAACGGCCGCGTCAAgaccatg tggATGCGGTCCGACGATGGCGGCAGCACCAGTGGCACTCCAATCCGCATCGAGGACCCGAATCAGTTTGTCCCTCTGAACACGAACCCGGACGAGGTTGTCCagaagagaaataaa ATCCGAGAGCAGAATCGCTTCGACATGATGTCAGCCGGCCCACAGTCTCAGCTCCTGGCTGGCATCGTTGTGGAGAGACCACCG ccATACACAGGTGGAGACGAGGAAGAGGCCGAGTCTTTGCCGCCCAACCCCTTCAGTGAGCTCAGCGAGAGAGACCTGGACTATAAACAACAAGTGGACCACCAACAGCTGGGGCTTgatg AGGAGGAGCAGGATCAGCTAACGTCTGATGACGCTTCCACGCTTTCACCGTCTGCCTCTCAAACTCAGtccccaccacacacacctgCTAAAGAAG AAAACCACACAAACGTCCTGCTGAACGGCAAAGGCTCGCACGACGACGAAGAAGAAGAGCTGATAAAGCGTGTAGAGAGCGTGGAGATCACGAGCGAGAAGATCGAGGAGGTCCTCTCGCCAGAGAGCTCGCCCTCCAAATCACCcggcaagaagaagaagaaattccGAACGCCATCGTTCCTtaagaagaataagaagaaagagaaagcggAGGCCTGA